Proteins found in one Gardnerella vaginalis ATCC 14018 = JCM 11026 genomic segment:
- a CDS encoding ComF family protein, translating into MLLKNLTHKINGLILNISWTIVFKTMVNLILPVGCAGCDLPDCVLCDDCTSMFKEWHKDPLISVMCGNIYSCSTYVGFVRKSLLCWKDHSNQLLDKPFSYLVSQLIIKVISDYKNSYESNCKNTDENIIENLIIVPIPSSSKSQRKRGRKHMDPIAKYVSKNLKEYGINARVVKAIKMGKIKVKSVQVKGSRGRSLRTTKGFLVDTRIVPKGCKVILLDDIITTGSTMKNCVEALKDCGITVFACFAIAGVWSKESVLYGL; encoded by the coding sequence ATGCTTTTAAAAAATCTAACTCATAAAATAAATGGGCTTATCCTTAACATTTCTTGGACGATTGTTTTTAAAACCATGGTTAATCTTATTCTTCCAGTTGGCTGCGCAGGATGTGATCTTCCTGATTGCGTTTTGTGCGATGATTGCACGAGTATGTTTAAAGAATGGCATAAGGATCCTTTGATAAGCGTAATGTGCGGAAATATTTATTCGTGCTCAACTTATGTAGGTTTTGTAAGGAAATCTTTGTTGTGTTGGAAGGATCATAGTAATCAACTTCTCGATAAGCCTTTTTCATATTTGGTTTCTCAATTGATAATCAAAGTTATTAGTGATTATAAAAATAGTTATGAAAGTAATTGCAAAAATACCGATGAAAATATTATTGAAAATCTTATTATCGTACCAATTCCATCGTCTTCTAAATCGCAAAGAAAACGCGGAAGAAAACACATGGATCCTATTGCTAAATACGTTTCTAAAAATCTTAAAGAATATGGTATTAATGCACGGGTTGTAAAAGCAATCAAAATGGGCAAAATAAAAGTAAAATCAGTTCAAGTTAAAGGAAGTAGGGGACGATCTTTGCGAACCACAAAAGGGTTTTTAGTAGACACAAGAATAGTGCCAAAAGGATGCAAAGTAATACTTTTAGACGACATTATCACTACAGGATCTACGATGAAAAATTGTGTTGAAGCATTAAAAGATTGTGGTATAACAGTTTTCGCGTGTTTTGCTATAGCAGGAGTATGGTCAAAGGAAAGTGTTTTATACGGATTATAA
- the rpsA gene encoding 30S ribosomal protein S1 yields MAENNNEVAKVAINDIGTEEDFIKAVDSTIKNFDDGDLVEGTVVKIDHDEVLLDIGYKTEGVIPSRELSIKKDVDPDDVVEVGDTIEALVVTKEDKEGRLILSKKRAQYERAWGDIEKIKDADGIVEGTVIEAVKGGLIVDIGLRGFLPASLVEMRRVRDLSPYIGQKIKAKILELDKNRNNVVLSRRQFLEETQSEVRETFLSQLKKGQIREGVVSSIVNFGAFVDLGGVDGLIHVSELSWKHIDHPSEVVKVGDKVTVEVLDVDLDRERISLSLKATQEDPWQRFARTHVPGQVVKGKVTKIVQFGVFISVEDGIEGLVHISELANRHVENPETVVKGGEEVFVKVIDVDLDRRRISLSLKQANEAVDPNSEDFDPALYGMPAEYDEEGNYKYPEGFDPNTNEWIAGYEQQREEWEAQYAAAHELWEQHKVFAAKELAAAAESAAADGQNEEAEKKPAKEEKKEEVASNYSSEAASEGALADSDQLAALREQLLSEKK; encoded by the coding sequence ATGGCAGAGAATAATAACGAAGTCGCCAAGGTTGCGATTAATGATATTGGCACCGAAGAAGACTTCATCAAGGCAGTCGATTCAACCATCAAGAATTTTGACGATGGTGATTTAGTTGAAGGTACAGTCGTAAAGATTGATCACGACGAAGTATTGTTGGACATCGGCTACAAAACTGAAGGTGTAATCCCTTCCCGTGAACTTTCCATCAAGAAAGACGTTGATCCAGATGATGTTGTTGAAGTTGGCGACACCATCGAAGCCCTTGTTGTAACTAAGGAAGACAAGGAAGGACGTCTTATTCTCTCCAAGAAGCGTGCACAGTATGAGCGTGCTTGGGGTGATATTGAGAAGATCAAGGATGCAGACGGCATTGTTGAAGGTACCGTTATTGAGGCTGTTAAGGGCGGCTTGATTGTAGACATCGGTTTGCGCGGCTTCTTGCCAGCTTCTCTCGTTGAAATGCGTCGCGTTCGCGATCTTTCCCCATACATTGGTCAGAAGATTAAGGCTAAGATTCTTGAGCTCGATAAGAATCGCAACAATGTTGTACTTTCTCGTCGTCAATTCCTCGAGGAAACCCAGTCCGAAGTTCGCGAGACCTTCCTTTCGCAGCTTAAGAAGGGTCAGATTCGTGAAGGCGTTGTGTCTTCTATCGTGAACTTCGGCGCATTCGTTGATCTCGGCGGTGTTGACGGTCTCATTCACGTTTCCGAGCTTTCTTGGAAGCATATCGATCACCCATCCGAGGTTGTTAAGGTTGGCGATAAGGTCACTGTTGAGGTTCTCGACGTTGATCTCGATCGCGAACGCATCTCCCTCTCCCTTAAGGCAACTCAGGAAGATCCATGGCAGCGCTTCGCTCGTACCCATGTTCCTGGACAGGTTGTTAAGGGTAAGGTCACCAAGATTGTTCAGTTCGGTGTGTTCATCTCCGTTGAAGACGGCATCGAAGGCTTGGTTCACATTTCCGAGCTTGCTAACCGTCATGTAGAGAACCCAGAAACTGTTGTTAAGGGTGGCGAAGAAGTATTCGTTAAGGTTATTGACGTAGACCTCGATCGTCGTCGTATCTCGCTCTCCTTGAAGCAGGCTAACGAGGCTGTTGATCCAAATTCTGAAGATTTCGATCCAGCTCTCTACGGCATGCCAGCTGAGTATGACGAAGAAGGAAACTACAAGTACCCAGAAGGCTTCGATCCAAACACTAACGAGTGGATTGCTGGTTACGAGCAGCAGCGCGAAGAGTGGGAAGCACAGTATGCAGCAGCTCACGAATTGTGGGAGCAGCACAAGGTGTTTGCCGCTAAGGAACTCGCAGCTGCAGCAGAATCCGCAGCCGCTGATGGTCAGAACGAAGAAGCTGAAAAGAAGCCAGCTAAGGAAGAAAAGAAGGAAGAAGTTGCTTCCAACTATTCTTCTGAAGCAGCTAGCGAAGGTGCTTTAGCTGATTCCGATCAGCTCGCAGCTTTGCGCGAACAGCTTTTGAGCGAAAAGAAGTAG
- a CDS encoding HAD-IIB family hydrolase, with product MLESNIHEWNEQGLCEYLVSYSLIGFDLDNTLACSKKPMTSGMRTVFGDLINRLPIAVITGGDLRLVKSQILNVLPAYTRLDNLHIMPTNGASYYRISDGRLYCIYSHNISDDDANHVIEVIISCAKKMGLWKCDSDEKLWGSQIENRGTQITFSALGQLAPVEFKKQWDPSGILKTTLAQEISKNLPDFSVRAGGFTSVDIVSKGDNKAQALKALSSYCHIPLNKMAFVGDRMYEGGNDYPTSLTGALAIRVKDPSDTFNLCTGMLKHLNS from the coding sequence GTGTTGGAGTCTAATATTCATGAGTGGAATGAGCAAGGACTTTGTGAGTATCTTGTATCGTATTCGCTTATTGGTTTTGATTTAGACAATACTCTTGCTTGTTCAAAAAAGCCTATGACAAGTGGAATGCGTACAGTTTTTGGTGATTTGATAAATAGGTTGCCTATTGCTGTTATTACTGGCGGTGACTTGCGACTAGTTAAAAGTCAGATTTTAAATGTTTTACCTGCATATACAAGACTTGATAATCTACACATTATGCCGACTAATGGAGCAAGCTATTATCGCATTTCGGATGGGCGATTGTACTGCATTTACTCGCATAATATTTCTGACGATGATGCAAATCATGTTATTGAAGTAATTATATCTTGTGCTAAAAAAATGGGTTTGTGGAAGTGTGATTCAGATGAGAAACTTTGGGGGAGTCAGATAGAGAATCGTGGTACGCAAATCACTTTTTCAGCTTTAGGTCAACTCGCTCCTGTTGAATTTAAAAAACAGTGGGATCCTAGTGGAATTTTAAAAACTACTTTAGCTCAAGAAATTTCTAAAAATTTGCCTGATTTTTCTGTGCGCGCTGGTGGCTTTACTAGTGTCGATATTGTCAGCAAAGGTGATAATAAGGCTCAAGCTCTTAAGGCTCTTTCTTCCTATTGCCATATTCCTTTAAATAAGATGGCTTTTGTTGGAGATCGGATGTATGAAGGCGGTAATGATTACCCAACATCTTTAACTGGAGCTTTGGCTATTAGAGTAAAAGATCCTAGTGACACATTTAACTTGTGCACTGGAATGTTAAAACATCTTAATTCCTAG
- a CDS encoding TM2 domain-containing protein, with amino-acid sequence MSTFDNNQKNPQFPSYDGNNEENAKATLVSSRNKIVAGLLAIFLGFLGVHNFYLGFKGKAIAQLLISVLSFGFLLIITGIWALVEGILILCSKPGSKWHKDADGAELKD; translated from the coding sequence ATGAGCACGTTTGATAACAATCAGAAAAATCCTCAGTTCCCTTCGTATGATGGTAATAATGAGGAAAACGCTAAAGCAACTTTAGTAAGCTCGCGCAATAAAATTGTTGCAGGTTTGCTAGCGATTTTCTTAGGATTTTTAGGTGTGCACAATTTTTATCTTGGTTTTAAAGGAAAGGCGATTGCACAGCTGCTTATTTCTGTTCTTTCTTTTGGTTTCCTGTTGATTATTACGGGAATATGGGCATTGGTTGAGGGTATTTTGATTCTTTGCTCAAAGCCTGGAAGTAAGTGGCACAAAGATGCTGATGGTGCTGAGTTAAAAGACTAA
- a CDS encoding metallopeptidase family protein, with amino-acid sequence MTSLIWEQRRYKNRHGRGMRMPMFGTRLPRYRTASGMFDSMVAGQIRRLNGAWSNLTKGVQFAVEDVPPSQPVLWESNKRIMSQVFPASKGIPPRIVLYRLPLCTHVTSRAELQYAIRDEMVQRLAELYGRRPEEIDPDWGL; translated from the coding sequence ATGACGTCTTTAATATGGGAACAGCGAAGATATAAAAATCGACACGGCAGAGGAATGAGAATGCCAATGTTTGGCACAAGACTACCACGGTACAGAACAGCAAGCGGAATGTTTGACTCAATGGTAGCTGGTCAAATACGAAGACTTAATGGCGCATGGTCTAATCTTACAAAAGGCGTGCAGTTTGCTGTAGAAGACGTTCCACCATCTCAACCAGTACTTTGGGAAAGCAACAAAAGAATAATGTCTCAAGTATTTCCAGCTTCCAAAGGAATACCACCTAGAATCGTATTGTACAGGCTGCCGCTATGCACACATGTTACTAGTCGCGCAGAATTACAATACGCCATTCGAGATGAGATGGTCCAACGACTAGCAGAATTGTATGGCAGAAGACCAGAAGAAATAGACCCAGACTGGGGATTGTAA
- a CDS encoding CarD family transcriptional regulator translates to MGYQVGDMVVYPRHGAARVEEISERTVKGITRQYLRLVVLSSDGLEINVPVDNVKKVGVRDIVGAKEVAKVFEILRTPILEKEMNWSRRYKLNVEKIATGDVNKIAEVVRDLSQRDVDEHGLSAGEKRMLARARSILISEIALSEKIDEEQAERLLNVNLGYADPLPGDEQHHTQAPEEAAADTLRLLAERSKKSKKK, encoded by the coding sequence GTGGGTTATCAAGTCGGCGATATGGTCGTCTATCCTCGTCATGGTGCGGCTCGAGTCGAGGAAATTAGTGAACGCACTGTCAAAGGTATTACTAGGCAATACTTACGCTTAGTTGTATTGTCTTCAGATGGTTTAGAGATTAATGTCCCAGTAGACAATGTCAAAAAAGTTGGCGTTCGAGATATTGTAGGCGCAAAAGAAGTTGCTAAAGTTTTTGAAATTTTACGCACTCCTATTCTCGAAAAAGAAATGAATTGGTCTCGTAGATACAAGCTTAATGTTGAGAAAATCGCTACTGGCGATGTTAACAAGATTGCAGAAGTTGTTCGAGATTTATCACAGCGAGATGTAGACGAACATGGTTTGTCTGCAGGAGAAAAGCGTATGCTTGCTCGCGCTCGCAGTATTCTTATTTCGGAAATTGCATTATCTGAAAAGATTGACGAAGAGCAGGCAGAGCGCTTGTTAAATGTGAATCTTGGATATGCTGATCCTCTGCCTGGAGATGAGCAACACCATACTCAAGCTCCAGAAGAAGCTGCTGCAGATACTCTTAGATTGCTTGCCGAGAGGTCTAAAAAATCTAAAAAGAAGTAG
- a CDS encoding response regulator transcription factor, with protein sequence MLDTPSEKGVPRTILVVEDEPDLATAIAQRIVARGWKARVVSDGVSAVKAALTLKPDLIIMDVMLPVMDGIEATRRIVSRYPIPVLMLTARDAESDKLAGLSAGADDYVTKPFSPRELIARCAAILRRVERATLIANRAQYNALFKFGDLIIDPRQRLVTLNGKEIHFTPTEFSLLTTFAKHPHDVLKRETLLEEVWDWPDASGTRTVDSHVKSLRHKIGSSWIRTIHGIGYAFEPPDEDYDQIFN encoded by the coding sequence ATGTTGGACACTCCATCAGAAAAAGGTGTTCCTCGAACAATTCTTGTTGTAGAGGATGAGCCAGATTTAGCCACAGCTATTGCGCAACGTATTGTTGCCAGAGGTTGGAAGGCTAGAGTTGTTTCTGATGGAGTGTCTGCTGTTAAAGCTGCTTTAACCTTAAAGCCTGATCTTATAATTATGGACGTCATGCTTCCTGTTATGGACGGCATTGAGGCGACTCGCAGAATAGTATCTAGATACCCTATTCCTGTGCTGATGCTTACAGCTAGAGATGCTGAGTCGGATAAACTGGCTGGATTAAGCGCTGGAGCAGACGATTATGTTACTAAACCGTTTTCTCCTAGAGAACTTATCGCAAGATGTGCTGCTATTTTGAGGAGAGTTGAAAGAGCTACTTTAATCGCAAATAGAGCGCAATATAACGCTCTATTTAAGTTTGGAGATTTGATTATTGACCCTAGACAGAGGCTTGTTACTCTTAACGGTAAAGAAATTCATTTTACTCCTACTGAATTTTCTTTATTGACTACTTTTGCAAAGCATCCTCATGATGTTTTAAAACGAGAAACACTTTTAGAAGAAGTCTGGGATTGGCCAGATGCTTCTGGAACTAGAACTGTTGATTCACATGTTAAATCTTTAAGACATAAAATTGGTTCTTCTTGGATTCGCACAATACATGGAATAGGTTATGCTTTTGAGCCACCTGATGAAGATTATGACCAAATATTTAACTAG
- a CDS encoding metal ABC transporter solute-binding protein, Zn/Mn family: MCENTFHLSRAKKICKAILACAIVPSMLIGMAGCGANSQSSEKTTHTKKEIKQIKVVSTLESWASLAREIGGNDVVVKSIINKPDVDSSSFKPSSKDLQKLYDAQVVISNGAGYDSWIAKYLSKKSETVNAASTVGALNGDNPYLWLSKDARSAMASNICDVFSKILPSKKKIFTKRLNTVKSQEKNLDEYIEKFGKDHKNLKYASTNPILFWLMSDMNIEDSTPKEYATQAAQDDAIDKTNVDKFQKLIEERKFDVIINNSQRNNTDISILTGTAGRSYTSVMWVNELMPTYATDLRKWVMKICEDIDNAGKATINMRKELGKHEASQQNKPITEKPTVSKPDPSRSNKGQQDPGK, from the coding sequence ATGTGTGAAAATACTTTTCATTTAAGTCGCGCAAAGAAAATATGCAAAGCGATTTTAGCTTGCGCAATTGTGCCATCAATGTTGATTGGCATGGCTGGGTGCGGTGCAAATTCACAATCTTCTGAAAAAACAACACATACAAAAAAAGAAATTAAACAAATTAAAGTTGTTTCCACACTTGAATCTTGGGCAAGCTTAGCCAGAGAGATCGGAGGCAACGATGTTGTTGTTAAGTCAATAATAAACAAGCCAGATGTTGATTCCTCCTCATTTAAACCATCCAGTAAGGATTTGCAAAAACTTTATGATGCACAAGTTGTGATTTCTAACGGGGCTGGATATGACAGTTGGATTGCAAAATACTTATCTAAAAAGAGCGAAACAGTAAATGCTGCTTCTACAGTTGGCGCTTTAAATGGTGATAATCCTTACTTATGGTTGTCCAAAGATGCGAGAAGTGCTATGGCGTCTAATATTTGCGACGTTTTCTCTAAGATTCTTCCGTCAAAGAAGAAGATTTTTACTAAAAGACTTAATACTGTTAAATCTCAAGAAAAGAATCTTGACGAATATATTGAAAAGTTTGGTAAAGATCACAAAAACTTAAAGTATGCGTCAACTAATCCTATTCTTTTCTGGCTTATGTCAGATATGAATATAGAGGATTCTACTCCTAAAGAATATGCTACTCAGGCTGCTCAAGACGATGCTATTGATAAGACTAATGTGGACAAATTCCAGAAATTAATAGAAGAAAGAAAATTTGACGTAATAATCAACAACAGTCAACGCAATAATACTGACATAAGCATTTTGACTGGAACAGCTGGAAGAAGCTACACGTCTGTAATGTGGGTTAACGAGCTCATGCCAACGTATGCAACCGATTTAAGAAAATGGGTTATGAAAATTTGCGAAGACATTGACAATGCCGGTAAAGCTACGATTAACATGAGAAAAGAGTTGGGAAAGCACGAAGCCTCTCAGCAAAATAAGCCTATTACAGAAAAGCCTACAGTTTCTAAGCCAGATCCAAGTAGGTCTAACAAAGGTCAGCAGGATCCTGGAAAGTAA
- a CDS encoding sensor histidine kinase, whose protein sequence is MKIMTKYLTRNNKNNNNNSVDKVGKVDSFSEVTLQSALHPNRFIGFFASLKGELSAIIVVATAIAFVMAWFLLKVGLSGWIAMPITLAVALGITYAFSRGLTAPLRQMRDASEAMADGDYSVRVQIENRKDEVGKLTLAFNEMAEELEHADNMRRDLIANVSHELRTPVSALQAMVENLADGVVEPTPSNMEAILNQIHKLADLITFLLDLSRVEAGAESLVITEFDFKDFLNSIVEPIEIADAGHNHHISLNVENDITLVGDKNRLSQLFTNVVSNSIKHSADNTKILITAKSNHEKNTLVCNVINFGNQIPEEDRADIFRKFVKGSQGIGTESGGTGLGLSIARWAAQLHNGTVKVVDDKRGANFEITLPLTYNK, encoded by the coding sequence ATGAAGATTATGACCAAATATTTAACTAGAAATAATAAAAATAACAATAACAATTCTGTTGATAAAGTAGGTAAAGTCGATTCTTTTTCTGAGGTCACTTTGCAATCTGCTTTGCATCCTAATCGTTTTATAGGGTTTTTTGCGTCTTTAAAAGGTGAATTATCTGCGATTATTGTTGTTGCAACAGCTATAGCATTTGTAATGGCTTGGTTTCTTTTAAAAGTTGGGTTAAGCGGATGGATTGCAATGCCTATAACGCTAGCTGTAGCGCTAGGTATAACTTACGCATTTTCCAGAGGATTAACTGCTCCGCTTAGACAAATGCGAGATGCTTCTGAAGCAATGGCAGATGGCGATTATTCCGTGCGAGTTCAGATTGAGAATAGAAAAGACGAGGTTGGAAAATTAACTCTAGCTTTTAACGAAATGGCTGAAGAACTAGAGCATGCTGATAACATGAGGCGTGATCTTATAGCTAATGTAAGCCACGAGCTTAGAACACCTGTTAGTGCATTACAAGCTATGGTAGAAAATCTTGCTGATGGAGTTGTAGAGCCAACACCGTCGAATATGGAGGCTATTCTAAATCAGATTCACAAGTTGGCTGATTTAATCACTTTTCTACTCGATTTATCTAGAGTAGAAGCTGGTGCAGAAAGTCTTGTTATTACAGAGTTCGATTTTAAAGATTTTCTTAACAGTATTGTCGAACCTATAGAAATAGCGGATGCTGGGCATAATCATCATATAAGTCTTAATGTCGAAAATGATATTACGCTTGTTGGGGACAAAAATCGCCTATCGCAATTGTTTACTAATGTGGTTTCTAATTCTATTAAACATTCTGCAGACAATACTAAGATTCTTATAACAGCAAAATCGAATCATGAGAAGAATACTCTAGTTTGTAACGTTATTAATTTTGGAAACCAGATTCCTGAGGAGGATAGGGCTGATATTTTCCGAAAATTTGTTAAGGGAAGCCAAGGTATTGGAACTGAGTCTGGTGGCACAGGATTGGGTTTGTCTATTGCAAGATGGGCTGCACAATTGCATAACGGTACTGTAAAAGTTGTTGATGATAAGCGTGGAGCTAATTTTGAGATTACACTACCGCTTACGTATAACAAATAA
- the glgB gene encoding 1,4-alpha-glucan branching protein GlgB has product MSTVSNINEDAIAMAVRQDVLAAVSNAEYYNPHEVLGGHLGTGKGAGTATVRVLRPMAKKVTILTKGGEYEAKHEYNGIFTAVVPATKHSKSKEWSVPSYRIRTVEVNGTESVDDDPYRYLPQIGDMDMYLFGEGRHERLWEALGAHVKSITDSWGLVSPETGKMVKKVTGTAFTVWAPNARAVRVVGNFNYWNGRRHAMRSLGSSGIWELFIPGVGAGEVYKFEIMTQAGNWIMKADPMERSHELPPNTGSVVVDSEFKWHDSEWLEHRAKTNAHDGPVSIYEVQANSWNRDYDNYRELADHLVDYVQQEGFTHVEFMPLTQYPFSGSWGYQVTGYYAVDSRLGSPDDFKYLVNKLHKAGIGVIMDWVPAHFPKDDFALGRFDGTALYEDPDPLRGEHPDWGTYIFNFGRHEVRNFLVANACFWLSEYHVDALRVDAVSSMLYLDYSREAGQWRPNMYGGRENLEAIDFIKEANATAYKNNPGIMMIAEESTAYQGVTAPTDMGGLGFGLKWNMGWMHDTLQYLKEEPINRRWHHNEITFSMVYAYSEHYVLPLSHDEVVYGKGSLLGKMPGDEWQQFAGLRALLAYQWSHPGKNLLFMGGEIGQSCEWNFNNSLNWHELQWPFHQGVQKLVADLNALYKSSRAFWSQDFTPDGFQWLTSDDSDHNTLSYIRIGDNGEEIVVVVNFSGQAWQDYQVALPKGGQWEEVLTTDDAKYCGSDIHNGTFTAAAEEYHSRPYSARITVPALGAVFLKPVSK; this is encoded by the coding sequence ATGAGTACAGTATCTAACATCAATGAAGATGCAATCGCAATGGCTGTCCGTCAGGACGTGCTTGCTGCGGTCAGCAACGCAGAATACTACAATCCACACGAGGTCCTTGGTGGACATCTCGGAACTGGCAAAGGCGCTGGTACTGCCACGGTTCGCGTATTGCGACCAATGGCCAAGAAGGTAACAATTCTTACTAAGGGCGGAGAATACGAAGCCAAACACGAATACAACGGTATTTTTACTGCTGTTGTTCCTGCCACAAAGCATTCTAAGAGCAAAGAGTGGTCTGTTCCTAGCTATCGTATCCGCACTGTGGAAGTGAATGGAACCGAGTCTGTAGATGATGATCCGTACCGTTACTTGCCTCAGATTGGCGATATGGACATGTATCTGTTTGGCGAAGGCAGACACGAAAGACTTTGGGAAGCACTGGGTGCTCATGTTAAAAGCATTACCGATTCTTGGGGTCTTGTTAGCCCAGAAACAGGAAAGATGGTTAAAAAAGTTACTGGAACTGCTTTTACGGTGTGGGCGCCAAACGCACGCGCTGTAAGAGTTGTTGGCAACTTTAACTATTGGAATGGTCGCCGCCACGCAATGCGTTCTCTTGGATCTAGCGGTATTTGGGAGCTTTTCATTCCAGGAGTAGGTGCAGGCGAAGTTTATAAGTTTGAGATTATGACTCAAGCTGGAAACTGGATTATGAAGGCAGATCCTATGGAGCGCTCTCATGAGCTTCCACCTAATACTGGATCTGTTGTTGTTGATTCCGAATTTAAATGGCACGATAGCGAATGGCTTGAACATCGCGCAAAGACTAATGCTCACGATGGTCCTGTAAGCATCTACGAAGTTCAGGCAAATAGCTGGAATCGCGATTACGATAATTATCGCGAACTTGCAGATCACCTGGTTGATTACGTTCAGCAAGAAGGCTTTACTCACGTTGAGTTTATGCCTCTTACCCAATACCCGTTCTCAGGTTCTTGGGGTTATCAGGTGACTGGTTATTACGCTGTTGACTCTAGGCTTGGAAGCCCAGACGACTTTAAGTACTTAGTAAACAAGCTCCACAAGGCTGGCATTGGTGTGATTATGGATTGGGTTCCAGCACACTTCCCTAAGGATGACTTTGCTTTGGGTAGATTCGACGGCACCGCGCTTTATGAAGACCCTGATCCTCTTCGCGGCGAGCACCCAGATTGGGGAACGTACATATTTAACTTTGGCAGACACGAGGTTCGTAACTTCTTGGTTGCTAACGCCTGCTTCTGGCTTAGCGAGTATCACGTTGATGCTTTGCGTGTAGACGCTGTGTCTTCTATGCTCTACTTGGATTACAGCCGTGAAGCTGGCCAATGGCGTCCAAACATGTATGGCGGACGCGAAAACCTTGAGGCTATTGACTTTATTAAGGAAGCAAACGCTACTGCATACAAGAATAATCCTGGAATTATGATGATTGCAGAAGAGTCCACTGCATATCAAGGCGTTACTGCTCCTACAGACATGGGCGGCTTAGGCTTTGGCTTAAAGTGGAACATGGGCTGGATGCACGACACTTTGCAATACCTTAAGGAAGAGCCAATTAATCGCCGTTGGCATCACAACGAAATCACATTCTCTATGGTTTACGCATATTCCGAACATTATGTGTTGCCTTTGAGTCACGATGAAGTTGTGTATGGCAAGGGATCTCTTCTTGGAAAGATGCCTGGAGACGAGTGGCAGCAATTTGCTGGTCTTCGTGCGCTTTTGGCATATCAGTGGTCTCACCCAGGAAAGAACCTCCTGTTTATGGGTGGAGAAATCGGCCAGTCTTGCGAATGGAACTTCAACAATTCGCTTAATTGGCATGAGCTTCAATGGCCGTTCCATCAAGGTGTACAAAAGTTGGTAGCAGATCTTAACGCTTTGTATAAGAGTTCTAGAGCATTTTGGAGCCAAGACTTTACGCCAGACGGATTCCAGTGGCTTACTAGCGACGATTCTGATCACAATACTTTAAGCTACATTCGTATTGGTGATAACGGTGAAGAAATTGTTGTGGTTGTTAACTTCTCTGGTCAGGCTTGGCAAGATTACCAAGTGGCATTGCCTAAGGGTGGTCAATGGGAAGAAGTTCTTACAACAGACGACGCTAAGTATTGTGGTTCTGATATTCACAATGGCACATTCACAGCCGCTGCTGAAGAGTATCATTCAAGACCATATTCTGCAAGGATTACTGTTCCAGCGCTTGGAGCTGTATTCCTTAAGCCAGTCAGCAAGTAG
- a CDS encoding bifunctional methylenetetrahydrofolate dehydrogenase/methenyltetrahydrofolate cyclohydrolase, translating into MVVVLDGKALAASIKSDLKNRVEKLKEKGINPGLGTLLVGSDPGSLKYVAGKHKDCEEVGIRSIRCDLPEDASEYEILTAVEKLNNDPSCTGFIVQLPLPKGVDSKKIIEAIDPAKDCDGMHPYNLGELVMHISGDIVTPLPCTPRGILALLDAYNIDLEGKNVCVLGRGITVGRTIGLLLTRRGVDATVTLCHTRTRDLHDIMMRSDVIIAAMGSAGFVKPCDVKPGCVLVDVGVSRVFDEEVGRYRVKGDVDVACREVAGAYSPNPGGVGPMTRAMLLANVVDMAERAASGE; encoded by the coding sequence ATGGTTGTTGTATTAGATGGGAAAGCGCTAGCTGCAAGTATTAAAAGCGACTTAAAAAATAGAGTAGAAAAGCTTAAAGAAAAGGGCATTAATCCAGGGCTTGGAACGCTTTTAGTTGGAAGCGACCCTGGTTCGTTGAAGTATGTTGCTGGAAAACACAAGGATTGCGAAGAAGTGGGGATTCGCTCAATTCGATGCGATTTGCCAGAAGACGCTAGCGAATACGAAATTCTTACTGCTGTCGAAAAATTAAATAATGACCCTTCCTGCACAGGTTTTATAGTGCAATTACCTTTGCCAAAAGGCGTGGATTCTAAGAAGATTATTGAGGCAATAGACCCTGCAAAAGATTGCGACGGAATGCATCCGTACAATTTAGGCGAGCTGGTTATGCATATTTCGGGAGATATTGTTACACCTCTTCCATGCACGCCGCGAGGAATTTTGGCACTGCTAGATGCTTATAACATTGATCTTGAAGGCAAAAATGTGTGCGTACTTGGACGAGGAATTACTGTTGGACGAACAATCGGGCTGCTTCTTACGCGCAGGGGAGTAGATGCAACTGTAACATTATGCCACACGCGCACGCGCGATTTGCATGATATTATGATGCGATCTGACGTTATTATTGCGGCAATGGGCAGCGCTGGATTTGTAAAGCCTTGCGATGTTAAGCCTGGATGTGTGTTGGTTGATGTTGGTGTATCGCGCGTTTTTGATGAAGAAGTGGGAAGGTATCGTGTAAAAGGCGATGTTGATGTTGCTTGTAGAGAAGTCGCGGGAGCGTATTCGCCAAATCCTGGTGGAGTGGGTCCAATGACTCGCGCAATGCTATTGGCTAATGTTGTTGACATGGCTGAGCGAGCAGCAAGCGGCGAGTAG